A single region of the Rhodoligotrophos defluvii genome encodes:
- the pbpC gene encoding penicillin-binding protein 1C has translation MTVSPIKSGRKWLRPRSWALAGCLAAALLAVTVAGLDWLDRRFPPPMPQDKAISKLVLDRNGKLLRAFTVENGRWRLPIQLDAVDPLFLRMLLAYEDKRFYSHPGIDPRAVLRAVIQLVANGRIVSGGSTITMQLARLLEPRSQRSLKAKLVQAARGLQLERRLTKQQILEAYLTLAPYGGNIEGVRAASLAYFAKEPARLSPAEAALLIALPQLPEARRPDLHPEAARRARDRVLARVSAAGALSVSDAQAAQRQRLGVTRHPFPAFAAHSAEAARRLDPEAAVHRLTIDRDKQAALEQLARDALARLAPPLSVAMLLADYRTGEILARVGSPDFADETIKGYIDMTRAVRSPGSALKPFIYGLAFEDGLIHPSTLIDDKPSAFDGYRPSNFDMGYQGTVTAAEALQMSLNIPAVSLLSSVGPLRLMARLRNAGISPALPGTEPPGLAIALGGLGLTLEDLVAVFTALPRGGHAVTLQEIAPATASTEQPDPVLSSPAAWYVADILRGTPPPDGAPRRRLAYKTGTSYGCRDAWSVGFDGRYVLGVWVGRADGTAIPGLSGRLLAAPLLFDGFARVGGAMPLSLARPKNAYPASTAELPLSLQHFTASNAIPATRNGVEAPPLIVYPPRNARIDVGIGSEDAGQPLALKIQNGVPPFRWLVNGRPLPEAARRRTGTWQAKDAGFSTLTVIDAAGHSDSVTVFLE, from the coding sequence ATGACCGTGAGCCCGATCAAATCTGGCCGCAAGTGGTTGCGGCCCCGCTCCTGGGCGCTCGCCGGGTGCCTGGCTGCCGCGCTTTTGGCGGTCACTGTTGCCGGTCTTGACTGGCTCGATCGGCGTTTCCCGCCGCCCATGCCACAGGACAAGGCGATCTCCAAGCTCGTGCTCGACCGCAACGGCAAGCTGCTGCGCGCCTTCACCGTCGAGAACGGCCGCTGGCGCCTGCCCATCCAGTTGGACGCAGTCGATCCGCTCTTCCTGCGCATGCTGCTCGCCTATGAGGACAAGCGGTTCTACAGCCATCCCGGCATCGATCCGCGCGCCGTCCTGCGCGCGGTCATCCAGCTGGTGGCCAACGGCCGCATCGTGTCCGGCGGCTCCACCATCACCATGCAGCTGGCGCGCCTGTTGGAGCCGCGCAGCCAGCGCTCCCTCAAGGCTAAGCTAGTGCAGGCTGCCCGGGGGCTCCAGCTGGAGCGGCGGCTGACCAAGCAGCAGATCCTCGAAGCCTATCTGACCTTGGCGCCCTATGGCGGCAATATCGAGGGCGTCCGCGCCGCAAGCCTCGCCTATTTCGCCAAGGAGCCGGCCCGGTTAAGCCCGGCCGAGGCCGCCTTGCTCATCGCTCTCCCGCAGCTGCCCGAGGCGCGGCGGCCGGATCTTCACCCCGAAGCCGCCAGAAGGGCGCGTGACCGGGTGCTCGCCCGCGTCTCCGCGGCCGGGGCGTTGTCGGTGAGCGATGCGCAGGCCGCGCAGCGGCAGCGCCTGGGCGTCACGCGCCACCCTTTCCCCGCCTTCGCGGCCCATAGTGCCGAGGCAGCCCGCCGCCTCGATCCCGAAGCCGCCGTCCACCGCCTCACCATCGACCGCGACAAGCAGGCCGCCTTGGAGCAATTGGCGCGGGATGCGCTGGCGCGGCTGGCCCCGCCCCTTTCCGTGGCCATGCTGCTGGCCGATTATCGCACCGGTGAGATCCTCGCCCGCGTGGGCTCGCCCGATTTCGCCGACGAGACCATCAAGGGCTATATCGACATGACCCGGGCGGTGCGATCGCCCGGATCGGCGCTCAAGCCCTTCATCTACGGCCTTGCTTTCGAGGATGGGCTGATCCACCCGAGCACCCTGATCGACGACAAGCCGTCCGCCTTCGACGGTTACCGGCCCAGCAATTTCGATATGGGCTACCAGGGCACCGTCACCGCCGCCGAAGCCCTGCAGATGTCCTTGAACATCCCGGCCGTCTCGCTGTTGAGCAGCGTGGGTCCGCTCAGGCTCATGGCGCGTCTCCGCAACGCTGGCATATCGCCGGCCCTGCCGGGAACCGAGCCCCCGGGGCTCGCCATCGCGCTGGGCGGCCTCGGTCTCACCCTGGAAGACCTGGTGGCCGTATTCACCGCGTTGCCCCGTGGCGGCCATGCCGTGACGCTTCAGGAGATAGCGCCCGCCACAGCCTCTACCGAGCAGCCCGACCCGGTGCTGAGCTCGCCGGCTGCCTGGTATGTGGCCGATATCCTGCGCGGCACGCCACCGCCGGATGGAGCGCCGCGCCGCAGGCTCGCCTACAAGACCGGCACGTCCTATGGCTGCCGCGATGCCTGGTCCGTCGGCTTCGATGGCCGCTATGTGCTGGGGGTGTGGGTTGGCCGTGCCGATGGAACCGCAATTCCGGGCCTGTCCGGCCGCCTGCTTGCCGCACCACTGCTATTCGATGGTTTCGCGCGCGTCGGTGGCGCCATGCCGCTCTCCCTCGCGCGGCCGAAAAACGCTTATCCCGCCAGTACCGCCGAGCTGCCCCTGTCGCTGCAACATTTCACCGCGAGCAACGCAATCCCCGCCACCCGCAACGGCGTCGAGGCGCCGCCGCTGATCGTCTATCCGCCTCGCAATGCGCGAATTGACGTTGGAATCGGTTCTGAAGATGCCGGACAGCCTCTGGCGCTCAAGATCCAGAACGGTGTGCCGCCCTTCCGCTGGCTGGTGAACGGCAGACCGCTGCCCGAAGCGGCGCGGCGGCGCACCGGCACATGGCAGGCAAAGGATGCGGGCTTCTCCACCCTCACCGTCATCGATGCCGCCGGTCACAGCGATTCGGTCACCGTCTTCCTGGAATAG
- a CDS encoding TetR/AcrR family transcriptional regulator, whose translation MTVSETVKRPRGRPSSKAQILDAAAAVVAEVGANHLTLEAVAERAGVSKGGLLYNYATKDALLQAMVERFVDECVSRREALAAELGGDKRGELRALLLARCKGEEGARKMAHGMLAAVAENPRLLDPAREAQADVTRILRNADNPVDAAVAWLALEGLAFLDLLDVCPFNAEERERIVDRVMAIADS comes from the coding sequence ATGACAGTGAGTGAGACGGTGAAGCGGCCGCGGGGCCGGCCCAGTTCGAAGGCGCAGATCCTCGACGCGGCGGCAGCCGTGGTGGCGGAGGTCGGGGCCAATCATCTCACCCTGGAGGCGGTGGCCGAGCGCGCCGGGGTGAGCAAGGGCGGGCTGCTCTATAACTATGCAACCAAGGACGCGCTGCTGCAGGCCATGGTGGAGCGCTTCGTGGACGAGTGCGTCAGCCGGCGCGAGGCGCTGGCGGCCGAGCTGGGCGGGGACAAGCGCGGCGAATTACGTGCGCTGCTATTGGCGCGTTGCAAGGGTGAAGAGGGGGCGCGGAAGATGGCGCACGGCATGTTGGCGGCCGTTGCGGAAAATCCGCGGCTGCTCGACCCGGCGCGGGAAGCGCAGGCCGACGTAACCCGGATCCTGCGTAATGCCGATAATCCGGTGGATGCCGCGGTCGCCTGGCTGGCATTGGAGGGGCTTGCCTTTCTCGACCTGCTGGATGTCTGTCCGTTCAATGCCGAAGAGCGGGAGCGGATCGTCGACCGCGTCATGGCGATCGCCGACAGCTGA
- a CDS encoding efflux RND transporter periplasmic adaptor subunit translates to MVKRFIIAIVLVLLICGGLIGFNMFRDQKIAEFFANMPVKTATVSATTVTPQEWHPAIDAIGSAKAVQGVDLAFETTGVVRAINFKSNDRVKAGQVLIQLDDDVEQAQLPGAESALETAEAQFDRIKSLRTKGVAAQKDLEAAEREVNAARSELARLEAVIQQKALKAPFSGVIGIPQIDVGAYVQPGTVVATLQDLDRMYVDFTVPEQRADELSLGQAVRFGPDAQSLDHEGRIIGINPKVDENSRLILVRAEADNRDDKLIPGQFLQVRVELPPQPDTIVLPQTALVTSLYGDYVFTLEPTAAGKPDTDDKAGQPEVSEGGQQGSGIVAQAATTDDQKQLTYKATQVFVKPGRRLTGLVEIVSGLKPGQLVVTSGQNKIQNGSIVTINNSVDPAKLAQSQ, encoded by the coding sequence ATGGTCAAGCGTTTTATCATAGCAATCGTGCTGGTGCTGCTGATTTGCGGCGGACTCATCGGTTTCAACATGTTCCGCGATCAGAAGATCGCGGAATTCTTCGCCAACATGCCGGTGAAAACGGCGACCGTGTCAGCCACCACCGTCACCCCGCAGGAATGGCATCCGGCTATCGATGCCATCGGCTCGGCCAAGGCCGTCCAGGGTGTCGACCTGGCCTTCGAGACGACCGGTGTGGTTCGCGCCATCAATTTCAAGTCCAACGACCGGGTCAAGGCCGGGCAAGTGCTGATTCAGCTGGACGATGATGTGGAGCAGGCACAGCTGCCCGGCGCCGAGTCCGCGCTCGAAACCGCCGAGGCCCAGTTTGACCGGATCAAGTCACTGCGCACCAAGGGCGTCGCGGCCCAGAAGGACCTCGAGGCCGCGGAGCGCGAGGTCAACGCGGCGCGCTCGGAGCTTGCCCGACTTGAGGCCGTTATCCAGCAAAAGGCGCTGAAAGCCCCCTTCAGCGGGGTCATCGGCATTCCCCAGATCGACGTTGGCGCCTATGTCCAGCCCGGCACCGTCGTGGCCACGCTGCAGGATCTCGACCGCATGTACGTGGATTTCACCGTTCCCGAACAGCGCGCTGACGAGCTCAGCCTTGGCCAGGCTGTGCGCTTCGGACCGGATGCGCAATCCCTTGACCACGAGGGCCGCATCATCGGCATCAACCCCAAGGTCGACGAGAACAGCCGCCTGATTCTCGTGCGGGCCGAGGCCGACAATCGCGACGACAAGCTCATTCCGGGCCAGTTCCTGCAGGTGCGCGTCGAGCTGCCGCCGCAGCCGGACACGATCGTGCTGCCACAGACAGCCCTGGTGACCAGCCTCTATGGCGACTACGTGTTCACGCTGGAGCCGACCGCCGCCGGCAAGCCGGATACGGATGATAAGGCCGGCCAGCCTGAAGTGAGCGAGGGTGGCCAGCAGGGCTCTGGCATCGTCGCACAGGCTGCGACGACCGACGACCAGAAACAGCTCACCTACAAGGCAACGCAGGTTTTCGTGAAGCCGGGCCGGCGGCTCACCGGGCTCGTCGAGATCGTCTCCGGGCTCAAGCCGGGCCAGCTCGTGGTCACCTCGGGCCAGAACAAGATCCAGAACGGATCGATCGTCACCATCAACAACAGCGTCGATCCCGCAAAGCTTGCCCAATCGCAGTAA
- a CDS encoding efflux RND transporter permease subunit encodes MNFSEIFIRRPVLAIVVSLMLLLLGGQGILNLALREYPEVKDTVITVTTTYPGAGAELMQGFITTPVAKAVSNAEGIDYVTSQSRPSVSTVSAHMRLNTDPDKALTEVISRVQQVRRQLPEDAEDPIITKGTGQQFALMYLAFSSPEMSPPQITEFLTRVIQPRLSTIDGVGDAQILGEQTFAMRIWLDPVLLASRDVTASDVVNAVQGANFLSAPGKTQNELVAYAVETATTLQTPEAFGQLPLRNDGDQVVRLKDVARVELGADQTDVKVAFNGEPGVFIGVFASPDANPLDTAKRVRDELPQIQSELPHGMEANLVYDATKFIDASIDEVFKTIGEAVLIVVAVILLFLGSFRSVVIPVVTIPLSLIGVCFFLYMLGYSLNTLTLLAMVLAIGLVVDDAIVVVENIHRHIEEGLKPIPAAIEGMREIFGPVVAMTITLAAVYAPIGFTQGLTGALFREFAFTLAGAVILSGVIAVTLSPMMSSRLLKAHGTHGPGRFQRIVDGLFSRLADRYERLLAGSLKYRPVTLFIVAALLGTSVFLYTKTSSELAPQEDRGAMFALVNVPQYATADYTAAFLDQFRGMTGDIPEVETTFHIIGNTGGGGGFAVWTLKPWNERERSQKDIQTEVQGRIDKSAGVQAFVFAPPSLPGTGGGMPIQMIVRSTGDSAQVWEVAEAIKAKAEASGKFIVVQNSLSYTSPRARVSIDRDRATALGVSARDIGTTLNVLLGEGSVAKFDFDNRSYDIIPQVPQIDRLNPESMGKYYVRASNGAMVPLSALVKVETFAAPQAIEQFNQLTSATLSALPMPTVTSDEGLATLEQIAREEMPSNFLIDYAGQSRLSKEAGHTLAIAFGLAILVIYLVLAAQFESFRDPFIIMMSVPLSIFGALVPLNLGVATLNIYTQVGLITLIGLITKHGILMVEFANELRDRTGLSRREAIREAAKVRLRPILMTTAAMVLGVVPLLLATGAGAAARFSIGLVIATGMSIGTLFTLFVVPMFYTYLSAKQRPSERQEPATGEASAQPAS; translated from the coding sequence ATGAACTTTTCCGAGATCTTCATCCGCAGGCCGGTGCTGGCTATCGTCGTCAGCTTGATGCTGCTGCTGCTCGGCGGTCAGGGCATCCTCAACCTCGCCCTGCGTGAATATCCGGAGGTCAAGGACACGGTCATCACCGTGACCACCACCTATCCCGGCGCCGGCGCCGAGCTGATGCAGGGCTTCATCACCACGCCCGTTGCCAAGGCCGTGTCCAACGCGGAGGGCATCGACTATGTGACGTCCCAGAGCCGGCCGAGCGTCAGCACGGTTTCCGCGCACATGCGGCTCAACACCGACCCGGACAAGGCGCTCACCGAGGTCATCTCGCGCGTCCAGCAGGTGCGCCGCCAGCTGCCGGAGGACGCCGAGGACCCGATCATCACCAAGGGCACCGGCCAGCAATTCGCACTTATGTATCTGGCCTTTTCTTCGCCCGAGATGAGCCCGCCGCAGATCACCGAGTTCCTCACCCGGGTGATCCAGCCGCGGCTCTCGACCATCGATGGCGTGGGTGACGCCCAGATCCTGGGTGAGCAGACCTTCGCCATGCGCATCTGGCTCGACCCGGTGCTGCTTGCCTCCCGCGACGTCACCGCCAGCGATGTGGTCAACGCCGTCCAGGGCGCGAATTTCCTCTCGGCGCCCGGCAAGACCCAGAACGAGCTGGTGGCCTACGCGGTGGAAACCGCAACCACTCTACAGACGCCGGAAGCCTTCGGCCAGCTGCCGCTACGGAACGATGGCGACCAGGTCGTACGGCTGAAGGATGTGGCACGCGTCGAGCTCGGGGCAGACCAGACCGACGTCAAGGTGGCGTTCAACGGCGAGCCCGGCGTGTTCATCGGTGTCTTCGCCAGCCCCGATGCCAACCCGCTGGATACCGCAAAGCGGGTGCGAGACGAGCTGCCGCAAATCCAGTCGGAGCTGCCGCACGGCATGGAAGCCAACCTGGTCTATGACGCCACCAAGTTCATTGACGCCTCCATCGACGAGGTGTTCAAGACCATTGGCGAAGCCGTGCTCATCGTGGTGGCGGTCATCCTGCTGTTCCTCGGCTCGTTCCGCTCCGTCGTCATCCCGGTGGTCACCATTCCGCTGTCGCTGATCGGCGTCTGCTTCTTCCTCTATATGCTCGGCTACTCGCTGAACACCCTGACCCTCTTGGCCATGGTGCTCGCCATTGGTCTCGTGGTTGACGATGCCATCGTGGTGGTGGAGAACATCCACCGCCACATCGAGGAGGGTCTGAAGCCTATTCCGGCGGCTATCGAAGGCATGCGCGAGATCTTCGGCCCGGTGGTGGCCATGACCATCACCCTGGCGGCGGTCTATGCGCCGATCGGCTTCACGCAGGGCCTCACCGGCGCATTGTTCCGCGAATTCGCCTTCACCCTGGCCGGCGCGGTGATCCTCTCCGGTGTCATCGCCGTCACCCTGTCGCCCATGATGTCGTCGCGATTGCTGAAAGCCCACGGCACCCATGGGCCCGGTCGCTTCCAGCGCATCGTGGACGGGCTGTTCTCCAGGCTGGCCGACCGATACGAGCGCCTGCTTGCCGGTTCGCTCAAATACAGGCCGGTCACCCTGTTCATCGTGGCCGCCCTGCTCGGCACATCGGTGTTCCTTTACACCAAGACATCGTCCGAGCTCGCCCCCCAGGAAGATCGCGGCGCCATGTTCGCCCTGGTGAACGTGCCGCAATACGCGACCGCCGACTACACCGCCGCTTTCCTCGATCAGTTCCGCGGCATGACCGGCGACATCCCCGAGGTCGAGACCACCTTCCACATCATTGGCAACACCGGTGGTGGCGGTGGCTTCGCGGTCTGGACCCTGAAGCCCTGGAATGAGCGCGAGCGCTCCCAGAAGGATATCCAGACGGAGGTGCAAGGCCGCATCGACAAGAGCGCCGGCGTGCAGGCCTTCGTGTTCGCGCCACCCTCGCTGCCCGGCACCGGCGGCGGCATGCCCATTCAGATGATTGTGCGCTCGACCGGCGATTCCGCCCAGGTCTGGGAGGTTGCCGAGGCCATCAAGGCGAAGGCGGAAGCCTCGGGCAAGTTCATCGTGGTGCAGAATTCGCTCTCCTACACCTCGCCGCGCGCACGGGTGTCGATCGATCGTGACCGGGCGACTGCCCTCGGCGTGTCCGCCCGCGATATCGGCACCACCCTCAACGTGCTGCTCGGCGAAGGCTCGGTGGCCAAGTTCGACTTCGACAACCGCTCCTACGACATCATTCCGCAGGTGCCGCAGATCGACCGCCTGAACCCCGAGAGCATGGGCAAATACTATGTGCGCGCCAGCAACGGCGCCATGGTGCCGCTTTCTGCGCTGGTGAAGGTCGAGACCTTCGCCGCGCCGCAGGCGATCGAACAGTTCAACCAGCTGACCTCGGCCACCCTGTCGGCGCTGCCCATGCCGACCGTGACCAGTGATGAGGGTCTCGCCACCCTGGAGCAGATCGCCCGCGAGGAGATGCCGTCCAATTTCCTCATCGACTATGCCGGCCAGTCGCGCCTGTCCAAGGAGGCGGGCCACACCCTCGCCATCGCCTTCGGCCTGGCGATCCTGGTCATCTACCTGGTCCTTGCCGCCCAGTTCGAGAGCTTCCGTGATCCGTTCATCATCATGATGTCGGTGCCGCTATCGATCTTCGGCGCCCTGGTGCCGCTCAATCTCGGCGTCGCCACCCTCAACATCTACACGCAGGTTGGCCTCATCACCCTGATCGGCCTCATCACCAAGCACGGCATCCTCATGGTCGAATTCGCCAATGAGCTGCGCGACCGCACGGGGCTGTCCCGGCGCGAGGCCATCCGCGAGGCGGCCAAGGTGCGGCTGCGGCCCATTCTTATGACCACCGCCGCCATGGTGCTAGGCGTGGTGCCGCTTCTGCTCGCCACGGGTGCCGGGGCTGCCGCGCGCTTCTCCATCGGCCTGGTGATCGCAACCGGCATGTCCATCGGCACGCTGTTCACGCTCTTCGTGGTGCCGATGTTCTATACCTACCTTTCTGCCAAGCAGAGGCCAAGCGAACGGCAAGAACCAGCCACCGGGGAGGCCTCCGCACAGCCGGCATCCTGA
- a CDS encoding endonuclease/exonuclease/phosphatase family protein: MIALRAEGGPAKIGTLLRKGCHMSLHGLRLGIATFIAAVVAVTAATAAQPAPPAPPPGSLAIRVLTYNVNDLPWPLRADSQKELAYIGKDLARRMAEGTAPDVVFLQEAFTSRSESLIKNAGYPYVAKGPGRRRTYGKRNGASTDKVIRMRSEGTSTNSTHYVNSGLYVLSRYPIMAKNTDVFGNNCSGNDCLANKSVMHVRIALPGPFKPLDMITTHMDSNIRTEASEKERLKAHKGQTDTIAAFIDELVRPRAAIFAGDMNIRRPPERYDYLIQQTGAVDAGRLCFDTKPKCVLGPIASEKQIWSFTNDHQMIIPGNNYTITPVYMTRNYDEKPKGRELSDHLGFEAIYWLTPKK, translated from the coding sequence ATGATTGCATTGCGCGCGGAAGGCGGGCCGGCCAAAATCGGCACTCTGCTGCGCAAGGGGTGTCATATGTCGCTGCACGGACTAAGGCTGGGGATTGCAACCTTCATTGCGGCAGTGGTCGCGGTCACGGCCGCGACGGCGGCTCAGCCGGCGCCACCGGCGCCCCCGCCCGGATCCCTCGCTATCCGCGTGCTGACCTACAACGTGAACGATCTGCCCTGGCCGCTGCGCGCGGACTCGCAGAAGGAGCTTGCCTATATCGGCAAGGATCTCGCCCGCCGCATGGCCGAGGGCACCGCCCCGGACGTGGTCTTCCTGCAGGAGGCCTTCACCTCGCGCAGCGAGAGCCTCATCAAGAATGCCGGTTATCCCTATGTGGCGAAAGGGCCAGGGCGCCGGCGCACCTATGGCAAGCGTAACGGCGCCTCGACCGACAAGGTCATCCGCATGCGCTCGGAAGGGACCAGCACCAATTCGACCCATTACGTGAACAGCGGCCTCTACGTGCTCAGCCGCTATCCCATCATGGCCAAGAACACCGACGTGTTCGGCAACAATTGCTCGGGCAATGATTGCCTGGCCAACAAATCGGTCATGCATGTGCGGATCGCGCTGCCCGGGCCGTTCAAGCCGCTCGACATGATCACCACGCACATGGATTCCAACATTCGCACCGAGGCGTCCGAGAAGGAACGGCTCAAAGCCCACAAGGGGCAGACCGACACGATCGCCGCTTTCATCGATGAACTGGTACGGCCACGTGCGGCCATTTTCGCCGGCGATATGAACATCCGCCGCCCGCCGGAACGCTATGACTACCTCATCCAGCAGACCGGCGCAGTAGACGCCGGCCGGCTCTGCTTCGATACCAAGCCGAAATGTGTGTTGGGACCCATCGCCAGCGAGAAGCAGATCTGGAGCTTCACCAACGACCACCAGATGATCATTCCCGGCAACAACTACACGATCACGCCGGTTTACATGACCCGGAACTACGACGAGAAGCCGAAGGGCCGCGAGCTGTCGGACCATCTCGGCTTCGAGGCGATCTACTGGCTCACGCCGAAGAAATAG
- a CDS encoding AI-2E family transporter, whose translation MLATTRPTAYDIASWILAAAVLLATLALHLVGALLAGLLVYTVVHAVAPWLQALGVKHRPGKIVVLLLVFVLTTVLVAMAGFALVHFLLGGTNGLPELMQKMADIVGTARLHLPEWLRPYLPETAEQMEASISQWLRSNAGLLQRWGEDFGRVLLRILFGMIIGGFIAVSEVVTPVAPRPLASAFQERAILFSRAFRRVVFAQIRISAINTVLTGIYLAGVLPAFGIHLPLLKTIIAVTFIAGLLPVIGNLISNTVIVIVSLSLSLYVAVASLAFLVIIHKLEYFLNARIIGGQIHARVWEVLLAMLVMEAAFGVPGLVAAPIFYAYVKDELVERQLI comes from the coding sequence GTGCTCGCGACGACCAGACCCACTGCCTATGACATTGCCTCCTGGATCCTTGCGGCCGCCGTTCTTCTGGCAACGCTCGCCCTCCATCTGGTCGGCGCCCTGCTCGCGGGTCTCCTGGTCTACACGGTGGTGCATGCGGTGGCGCCGTGGCTGCAGGCGCTCGGCGTCAAGCATCGGCCGGGCAAGATCGTGGTCCTGCTGCTGGTCTTCGTGCTGACGACGGTGCTGGTGGCCATGGCGGGATTCGCGCTGGTGCATTTCCTGCTGGGCGGGACCAATGGCCTGCCGGAGCTCATGCAGAAGATGGCCGACATCGTCGGCACGGCGCGGTTGCACCTGCCGGAATGGCTGCGGCCCTATCTGCCGGAAACGGCCGAGCAGATGGAGGCTTCCATTTCGCAATGGCTGCGCAGCAATGCCGGCCTGCTGCAGCGCTGGGGCGAGGACTTCGGCCGGGTGCTTCTGCGCATCCTGTTCGGCATGATCATTGGCGGGTTTATCGCCGTCAGCGAGGTGGTGACGCCGGTGGCGCCGCGCCCGCTGGCGAGTGCTTTCCAAGAGCGCGCCATTCTGTTCAGCCGAGCGTTTCGCCGGGTGGTGTTCGCGCAGATCCGCATCTCGGCCATCAACACGGTGCTGACCGGCATCTATCTCGCAGGCGTCCTGCCGGCCTTCGGCATCCATCTGCCGCTGCTCAAGACGATCATTGCCGTGACCTTCATCGCCGGCCTGTTGCCGGTGATCGGCAATCTCATCTCCAACACAGTGATCGTCATCGTATCGCTGAGCCTGTCGCTTTACGTGGCGGTGGCCTCGCTGGCCTTCCTGGTGATCATCCACAAGCTGGAATATTTCCTGAATGCCAGGATCATCGGGGGGCAGATCCATGCCCGCGTGTGGGAGGTGCTGCTCGCCATGCTGGTGATGGAGGCGGCGTTCGGCGTGCCCGGGCTGGTCGCCGCGCCCATCTTCTACGCTTATGTGAAGGACGAGCTGGTGGAAAGGCAGCTCATTTGA
- a CDS encoding arginase family protein — protein MTDDVFAARAQEMQNWYWWGIPTFFKAPWNADPAASDIALVGVPHSSGNGSTERDQHLGPRAVRHVSGRFRRAHEAYGFRPWDAFRINDLGDVPLPEAMVNDVSVVHIEEYFTRLNEAGARPVSIGGDHGITGPILKAMGGSKSRATDGRKLALVHFDAHRDDYAFMGHWLGNKRSAAHWAAYSVAEGHVDASRSIQLGMRGNPLKPLEGSVKSEIGYEVLPADHLFAQGIQRTIEQVRARVQDQPIYITFDLDVLDPADAPAASNLEAGYRGLRAHEAIEILRGLRGLDVIGADIVCYIPTKDSPNQITGLTASVVMFEMISLIADYLRSRR, from the coding sequence ATGACAGACGACGTTTTCGCTGCTCGCGCGCAGGAGATGCAGAACTGGTACTGGTGGGGCATTCCCACTTTCTTCAAAGCCCCATGGAATGCGGACCCGGCAGCATCCGACATCGCGCTGGTGGGGGTGCCCCATTCCTCCGGCAACGGCTCGACGGAGCGCGACCAGCATTTGGGTCCACGGGCGGTGCGGCACGTGTCCGGCCGGTTCCGGCGGGCGCACGAGGCGTATGGTTTCCGGCCGTGGGACGCGTTCCGCATCAATGACCTGGGCGACGTGCCACTGCCCGAAGCCATGGTCAATGATGTGAGCGTGGTGCATATCGAGGAGTATTTCACGCGGCTGAACGAAGCTGGCGCGCGGCCGGTGTCGATCGGCGGCGACCATGGCATCACCGGGCCGATCTTGAAGGCGATGGGCGGCAGCAAAAGCCGGGCGACGGACGGACGCAAGCTGGCGCTCGTGCATTTCGATGCCCATCGTGACGATTACGCGTTCATGGGCCATTGGCTCGGCAATAAGCGCTCGGCGGCCCATTGGGCGGCCTATTCGGTGGCGGAGGGGCATGTGGATGCCTCCCGGTCGATCCAACTCGGCATGCGCGGCAATCCGCTCAAACCCCTGGAGGGCTCGGTCAAGAGCGAGATCGGCTACGAGGTGCTGCCGGCGGACCACCTGTTCGCGCAAGGGATCCAGCGCACGATCGAGCAGGTGCGCGCGCGGGTGCAGGACCAGCCGATCTATATCACCTTCGATCTCGACGTTCTGGACCCGGCGGATGCACCGGCTGCCTCCAACCTTGAGGCGGGTTATCGGGGTTTAAGGGCCCATGAGGCGATCGAGATCCTGCGCGGCTTACGTGGCCTCGACGTGATCGGCGCCGATATCGTCTGCTATATCCCCACCAAGGACAGCCCGAACCAGATCACCGGGCTCACCGCCAGCGTGGTGATGTTCGAGATGATCAGCTTGATTGCCGATTATCTGCGCAGCCGGCGGTGA